A single genomic interval of Helianthus annuus cultivar XRQ/B chromosome 13, HanXRQr2.0-SUNRISE, whole genome shotgun sequence harbors:
- the LOC110902218 gene encoding uncharacterized protein LOC110902218 encodes MTWEDFKVPFLKHHSPKAVINKIKEEFMQLRQKGETVDKITGMFMDKLKFCDDLVKTEEQKIYYYHTMLRAEYREFMTPSHYESLTDIINAAREREIELKRQVERGERRALDENPSPAKKPKVAESSKKGSAKGGSPSCKTCGRTHKGECYFKNKPCVACGKIGHGVANCPDKVTVCYKCYQPGHKKSECPELVGKKESADSREETPKAKARSFQITAAEAKMEPDVVTGIFTVNSIPARVLFDTGANKSFVSHRFIQNPMFILTKLPIPMEVEVGNNKSFLVCDVCR; translated from the coding sequence ATGACTTGGGAAGATTTCAAAGTACCATTCCTCAAACATCATAGCCCCAAGGCAGTGATAAATAAGATAAAGGAGGAATTTATGCAACTGAGGCAAAAGGGTGAAACCGTTGATAAAATTACGGGGATGTTCATGGATAAGCTCAAGTTTTGTGATGACTTGGTCAAAACTGAAGAACAGAAAATTTATTATTATCACACCATGCTTAGGgctgaatatagggagttcatgaCCCCCTCACATTATGAAAGCCTCACTGATATAATCAATGCGGCGCGGGAACGCGAGATTGAACTAAAAAGGCAAGTTGAAAGAGGTGAGAGGAGGGCCTTGGATGAAAACCCGAGTCCCGCAAAGAAGCCAAAGGTAGCTGAATCTTCGAAGAAGGGAAGTGCAAAAGGAGGTTCTCCGAGTTGTAAAACATGTGGACGCACTCATAAGGGTGAATGCTACTTCAAGAATAAACCTTGTGTGGCATGTGGCAAGATAGGGCATGGGGTTGCAAATTGCCCAGACAAAGTAACGGTGTGCTATAAATGTTACCAACCGGGTCATAAAAAGTCAGAATGTCCGGAATTGGTGGGAAAGAAAGAGAGTGCTGACTCTAGGGAGGAAACCCCAAAAGCTAAGGCAAGATCGTTCCAAATCACTGCTGCTGAAGCAAAAATGGAACCCGACGTGGTtacaggtatatttactgtaaattCGATCCCTGCACGTGTTTTATTTGATACAGGTGCGAATAAGTCttttgtttcacatagatttattCAAAACCCCATGTTTATATTAACGAAATTACCTATACCAATGGAAGTAGAAGTAGGTAATAACAAAAGTTTtcttgtttgtgatgtatgtcgATAA